From Flavobacterium arcticum, the proteins below share one genomic window:
- a CDS encoding phytoene desaturase family protein, translating to MKKEIKIIGSGFSSLSAACYLAKLGHDVTIYEKNATIGGRARQLKKDGLTFDIGPTWYWMPDVFERFFADFDKKPHDYYSLKKLSPAYRVYFGENDYVDIASNPQSIINTFESIEQGSGKILKEFLDEAKSNYNIAIKDLVYRPGESPLELVTPKTMMKLGQFFSNISRDVRKKFKSKKLVQILEFPVLFLGAKPSDTPSFYSFMNYADFGLGTWHPEGGMYSVIEGMESLARSLGVKIYTNAAIEKIGVENGTASWMMVNNEKITADIIVSGADYHHTETLLDKPYRAYSEDYWNKRTFAPSSLLFYVGFDKKIERAEHHTLFFDTDFDIHAQDIYDNPKWPDEPLFYASFPSKTDIEAAPSSKEAGTFLIPLAPGIEDTEELREKYFDKIITRLERLTGQELKSSILFKESFCVNDFVKDYNSYKGNAYGLANTLLQTAFLRPKLKSQKVKNLYFTGQLTVPGPGVPPALISGKLVAGLIEKQLNKEIKVTVKETI from the coding sequence ATGAAGAAAGAAATAAAAATAATAGGCTCAGGATTTTCGTCATTATCGGCAGCATGCTATCTTGCTAAATTAGGACATGATGTAACGATATACGAAAAAAATGCGACCATAGGCGGCAGAGCAAGGCAGCTTAAAAAAGATGGACTTACTTTTGACATAGGACCTACTTGGTACTGGATGCCCGATGTTTTTGAACGTTTTTTTGCTGATTTTGATAAAAAACCACACGATTATTACAGTCTAAAAAAACTATCTCCTGCTTATAGAGTATATTTTGGAGAGAATGATTATGTAGATATTGCTAGTAATCCTCAGTCGATTATAAATACATTTGAAAGTATTGAACAAGGAAGTGGTAAAATATTAAAAGAGTTTCTTGATGAGGCTAAAAGCAACTATAATATTGCCATTAAAGATTTAGTATATCGTCCAGGAGAGTCGCCACTAGAATTAGTTACCCCAAAAACAATGATGAAGTTGGGGCAATTTTTTAGCAATATATCTCGTGATGTTAGAAAAAAATTTAAAAGTAAAAAATTAGTCCAAATACTCGAATTTCCAGTATTGTTTCTTGGAGCAAAACCATCTGACACACCTTCGTTTTACAGTTTTATGAATTATGCCGATTTTGGGTTAGGTACTTGGCATCCCGAAGGCGGTATGTATAGCGTTATTGAAGGTATGGAAAGTTTAGCCAGATCATTAGGGGTTAAAATATATACTAATGCCGCAATAGAAAAGATAGGAGTAGAAAATGGTACTGCTTCTTGGATGATGGTAAATAATGAAAAAATAACCGCAGATATTATTGTGAGTGGTGCAGACTACCATCATACCGAAACATTGCTAGACAAGCCTTATAGAGCTTATAGCGAAGACTACTGGAACAAACGTACTTTTGCTCCATCGTCATTACTGTTTTATGTAGGTTTTGATAAAAAAATTGAGAGAGCAGAACACCACACACTGTTTTTTGATACTGATTTTGATATACATGCTCAGGATATATATGATAACCCTAAGTGGCCTGATGAACCTTTGTTTTATGCAAGTTTCCCATCTAAAACAGATATAGAGGCAGCACCATCAAGTAAAGAAGCGGGTACATTTCTTATACCACTAGCGCCAGGTATAGAGGATACTGAAGAACTTAGAGAGAAATACTTTGATAAGATAATAACCCGATTAGAGCGCCTTACAGGACAGGAACTTAAAAGTAGTATTCTATTTAAAGAGTCATTTTGTGTAAACGACTTTGTAAAAGATTATAACTCATATAAAGGTAATGCCTACGGGTTAGCTAACACGCTGTTGCAAACTGCATTTTTAAGACCAAAGCTAAAAAGTCAAAAAGTAAAGAACTTATACTTTACAGGACAGCTCACTGTACCAGGACCTGGTGTACCACCAGCATTAATATCTGGTAAACTAGTTGCTGGGTTAATAGAAAAACAGCTAAATAAAGAAATAAAAGTAACCGTAAAGGAAACAATATGA
- a CDS encoding phytoene/squalene synthase family protein, translated as MKSIFDEISYQCSRNVTKAYSTSFSSAVKMLSPRIRQDIYNIYGFVRFADEIVDTFHDYDKERLFTCFENDLDNALKDGISLNPVLNAFQYTANKYNISEELISSFMESMKMDLYKKDYKSVTEYNEYIYGSADVVGLMCLKVFTGNDTTKYDELKEPAMRLGSAFQKINFLRDLKDDTEGLDRNYFPALNLQEMDDVIKRQIVEEIEADLNEGFKGIIKLPTEAKFGVYTAYVYYKKLLKKLKRTPSVKIKSTRIRVPDYQKIGLLAKCYLDYRFNII; from the coding sequence ATGAAATCTATTTTTGACGAAATCTCATACCAGTGCAGCCGTAACGTAACTAAGGCATACAGCACTTCTTTTTCTTCTGCCGTGAAGATGCTTTCGCCACGCATACGTCAAGATATTTATAATATCTATGGCTTTGTACGCTTTGCCGATGAAATAGTCGATACTTTTCATGATTATGACAAAGAACGATTATTTACATGTTTTGAAAATGATTTAGATAACGCTCTAAAAGATGGTATTAGTCTTAACCCTGTATTAAATGCTTTTCAGTACACTGCTAACAAGTATAACATCTCAGAAGAACTCATTAGTAGCTTTATGGAAAGTATGAAGATGGATTTATACAAAAAAGACTATAAAAGTGTTACAGAGTATAATGAGTATATTTACGGCTCAGCAGATGTTGTAGGACTTATGTGCCTTAAAGTTTTTACGGGTAATGATACTACTAAATATGATGAGCTAAAAGAACCAGCAATGCGACTAGGGTCGGCATTCCAGAAAATAAATTTTTTGCGCGACCTGAAAGATGATACCGAAGGATTAGACAGGAACTACTTTCCTGCTTTAAATCTACAGGAAATGGATGATGTAATAAAAAGACAAATTGTAGAGGAAATAGAAGCTGACCTAAATGAAGGGTTTAAAGGTATTATAAAACTACCTACAGAAGCTAAATTTGGTGTTTATACAGCTTATGTATATTATAAAAAATTACTCAAGAAATTAAAAAGAACACCATCGGTTAAGATAAAGTCAACACGCATTCGTGTCCCTGATTATCAAAAAATAGGATTGCTTGCAAAATGTTATCTTGACTACAGGTTTAATATTATATAA
- a CDS encoding sterol desaturase family protein — translation MALYIHIIVFILTFFIMEFMAWFTHKYVMHGFLWSLHSDHHRKDHDSWFERNDAFFIFYAIVSIGFFLLWQNNILEIGLAIGLGIFAYGLAYFLVHDIFIHQRFKLFRNANNRYAKAVRRAHKMHHKHLDKDKGECFGMLIVPFKYFKK, via the coding sequence ATGGCACTTTATATTCATATAATCGTTTTTATACTCACGTTTTTCATAATGGAATTTATGGCGTGGTTTACGCATAAATATGTAATGCATGGTTTTTTGTGGAGCTTGCACAGCGACCACCACCGTAAAGATCATGACTCTTGGTTTGAGCGTAATGATGCCTTTTTTATATTTTATGCCATAGTGAGCATTGGTTTCTTTTTGTTATGGCAAAACAATATTTTAGAAATTGGCTTAGCTATTGGTCTAGGCATTTTTGCTTATGGGCTTGCCTACTTTTTAGTGCATGATATTTTTATACACCAACGGTTTAAACTGTTCCGAAATGCTAATAACAGGTATGCTAAAGCAGTGCGTAGGGCACACAAAATGCACCATAAACACTTAGATAAAGATAAAGGTGAATGCTTTGGGATGCTGATTGTTCCTTTTAAGTATTTTAAAAAATAA
- a CDS encoding DUF4252 domain-containing protein, with product MKKMFFIAGMLLVLLVSCDNKPSLQKYFVEKSQSKNFVALDIAPNFINTDSITLTAGEQEALQSLDKLNILIFKTDSLSTKLYKTEQANVKGLLKDEQYEELMRYGSNKVGVAIYTVGNDVHIDEFVLFMHQQDNGFGVVRVLGDDMNPNNIMKIVGVLQKGNLNLEQLKPLQDMMMK from the coding sequence ATGAAAAAGATGTTTTTTATAGCAGGAATGTTATTAGTACTGCTGGTATCTTGCGATAATAAACCTTCGTTGCAAAAGTATTTTGTAGAAAAGTCACAATCTAAAAATTTTGTAGCACTAGATATTGCGCCAAATTTTATAAATACCGATAGTATTACGCTAACAGCAGGTGAGCAAGAAGCATTGCAGTCGTTAGATAAATTGAATATACTTATCTTTAAAACAGACTCTTTAAGTACTAAATTGTATAAAACAGAACAAGCCAATGTAAAAGGCTTGTTGAAAGATGAACAGTATGAGGAGTTAATGCGTTATGGTTCTAATAAAGTAGGCGTCGCTATTTATACAGTAGGCAATGATGTACATATCGATGAGTTTGTACTTTTTATGCATCAGCAAGATAATGGTTTTGGTGTGGTGCGCGTACTAGGCGATGACATGAACCCAAATAATATAATGAAGATTGTAGGGGTGTTACAAAAGGGGAACTTAAACCTAGAACAACTTAAACCATTACAAGACATGATGATGAAATAA
- a CDS encoding DUF4252 domain-containing protein, with the protein MKKIIIVLVIMLMPTLFFAQSAFDKFDGKDGVTAIIVSKKMFQLIGNVEMDKNNKEAQQYFDLIKKLDNLKVFTTSDSKAIGDMKSSVVSYLKKYPLEELMRVNDSGKVIKIYVKTGASSSQILELLMFIEGGKDDTVLMSLTGDFELSELSVLTDKMNLPGGSQLKKASKKS; encoded by the coding sequence ATGAAAAAGATAATAATCGTATTAGTAATAATGCTTATGCCTACACTGTTTTTTGCACAGTCGGCATTTGATAAATTCGATGGTAAGGATGGTGTAACCGCTATTATAGTAAGCAAAAAAATGTTTCAGCTAATAGGCAATGTTGAAATGGATAAAAATAATAAGGAAGCTCAGCAGTATTTTGACCTTATTAAGAAACTAGATAACCTTAAAGTCTTCACTACGTCTGACAGTAAGGCTATAGGAGATATGAAAAGTTCTGTAGTAAGTTACCTGAAAAAATACCCTCTAGAAGAATTGATGCGTGTTAATGATAGCGGAAAAGTTATTAAAATATACGTAAAAACAGGTGCATCATCATCTCAAATATTAGAATTATTAATGTTTATAGAAGGTGGTAAAGATGATACAGTATTAATGTCGCTTACAGGAGATTTTGAGTTGAGTGAACTTTCTGTACTTACAGATAAAATGAATTTACCAGGAGGTAGCCAGCTTAAAAAAGCATCTAAAAAATCGTAA
- a CDS encoding DUF4252 domain-containing protein, protein MKKFIIVALLAVTPFVTFAQREFDKFQDKEGIDGIVIHENLVDVLGYIKLSGGAEKAKDYLDKVDSMESLRVFTTSDKKYSKDMKKTVASYLRKHSMDELVSLNDKGTKVNIYITAGKNNSQIKELLVFTENKKDDEVVLVSFIGNIDLDDKE, encoded by the coding sequence ATGAAAAAATTTATAATTGTAGCACTATTGGCAGTTACACCATTTGTTACCTTTGCCCAAAGAGAGTTTGATAAATTTCAGGACAAAGAGGGGATTGATGGGATAGTTATTCATGAAAACCTTGTAGATGTTTTAGGGTATATTAAATTATCTGGAGGAGCAGAAAAAGCAAAAGACTACTTAGATAAAGTAGATAGCATGGAAAGTCTTAGGGTGTTTACTACATCAGACAAAAAATATTCTAAGGATATGAAAAAAACGGTTGCATCTTACCTTAGAAAGCACTCTATGGATGAGCTTGTAAGCCTAAATGATAAAGGAACTAAAGTAAACATATACATTACAGCAGGTAAAAATAACTCACAAATAAAAGAGTTACTTGTTTTTACCGAGAACAAGAAAGATGATGAGGTTGTACTTGTCTCTTTTATAGGGAATATAGATCTAGATGATAAAGAATAA
- a CDS encoding RNA polymerase sigma factor, with product MNQSEFINITNTFKDRMFRLAKRLLVSTEEAEDATQEVLVRLWKNKAKLDTYSSVEALAITITKNYCLDQLKSKRATEMRIVHSNFTDGQASLQKQAEDRDSWSWVEKIMHTLPEQQKIIVQMRDVEQYEFEEIAKMMDMNETAVRVALSRARKTIREELTKKHSYGIERN from the coding sequence ATGAATCAATCGGAGTTCATAAATATTACAAACACTTTTAAAGATCGAATGTTTCGATTGGCAAAACGACTTTTGGTAAGTACCGAAGAAGCAGAAGATGCTACACAGGAGGTATTGGTACGACTCTGGAAGAATAAAGCAAAGTTAGATACTTATTCGAGTGTAGAAGCATTGGCAATTACAATAACTAAAAATTATTGTTTAGATCAGTTAAAATCAAAACGAGCAACAGAGATGCGCATAGTGCACTCTAACTTTACTGATGGGCAAGCTAGTTTACAGAAACAAGCAGAAGATCGTGATAGTTGGAGTTGGGTAGAAAAAATTATGCATACCCTGCCAGAACAGCAAAAAATAATTGTTCAGATGCGTGATGTAGAACAATATGAATTTGAAGAAATCGCTAAAATGATGGATATGAATGAAACGGCTGTGCGAGTAGCCCTTTCGAGAGCGAGAAAAACAATTAGAGAAGAGCTTACAAAAAAACATAGCTATGGAATTGAAAGAAATTGA
- a CDS encoding S41 family peptidase — protein sequence MRKITLLLAALMVTSLTFQSCEDMDDKAVPVNDFIWKGLNLYYLWQEQVPELDDDRFSNQAQLNSYLEGFSSPESLFQNLLYEPGTTDRFSVIFPDYRVLENALQGVSTSNGVEFGLVYADESQTSVFGYVRYILPDSDAATKDIQRGDIFYAINGTPLNDGNYQSLLSETTYTLNFADYNDGELTPNGEEVTLTKTEYAENPVYTTNVITEDEHVIGYFMYNGFYSSYDDELNAAFGQLASQGVNELVLDLRYNSGGSVRTATYLASMITGQFNGELFAKEQWNSKLQAYYEDRNPAALVNNFTNKLSNDAAINSLNLNKVYILTTRSTASASELIINCLKPYVDVTVIGDVTTGKNVGSVTLYDSQDFSKNNRSGVHTYAMQPIVLKVVNKNNFGDYEQGINPDIELKEDFGNMGIIGDPNEPLFATAIADITGNGRFSIPDNNNHKLFKDSKSMRRFGTEMYKDDILEGGFNLIKNLQ from the coding sequence ATGAGAAAGATAACACTACTACTAGCTGCACTAATGGTTACTTCATTAACCTTTCAGAGCTGCGAAGATATGGATGATAAAGCTGTTCCTGTTAATGACTTTATATGGAAAGGATTAAACTTATACTACTTATGGCAAGAGCAAGTACCTGAACTTGACGATGACCGATTTAGTAATCAAGCACAGTTAAACTCATATCTTGAAGGTTTCTCTAGCCCTGAATCGCTATTTCAAAATTTATTATATGAACCAGGTACTACAGACCGTTTTAGTGTAATTTTCCCAGACTACAGGGTGCTAGAAAATGCATTACAAGGTGTTTCTACAAGCAATGGCGTTGAATTTGGACTTGTATATGCCGATGAAAGCCAAACGAGTGTTTTTGGGTATGTTCGTTACATATTACCCGATTCGGATGCTGCAACAAAAGATATACAACGAGGTGATATTTTTTATGCTATAAACGGTACTCCTTTAAATGATGGTAATTACCAGTCATTACTAAGCGAAACTACTTATACCCTAAACTTTGCCGATTATAATGATGGTGAACTTACGCCAAACGGTGAAGAAGTTACTTTAACAAAAACCGAATATGCCGAAAACCCTGTATATACTACTAATGTTATAACGGAAGATGAGCACGTAATAGGCTACTTTATGTATAATGGTTTTTATAGTAGTTATGACGATGAACTTAATGCTGCTTTTGGACAACTAGCTTCGCAAGGTGTTAATGAGTTAGTATTAGATTTACGATATAACTCAGGCGGATCTGTAAGAACAGCTACTTATCTTGCCAGCATGATTACAGGACAATTTAACGGAGAACTATTCGCTAAAGAACAATGGAACTCTAAACTACAGGCGTATTATGAAGATAGAAATCCAGCAGCATTAGTTAATAATTTTACCAATAAACTATCTAACGATGCTGCAATAAACAGCCTAAACCTTAATAAAGTATATATACTTACTACACGCTCCACAGCATCGGCAAGCGAATTGATTATTAACTGTCTAAAACCTTATGTAGATGTTACCGTTATAGGCGATGTAACTACTGGTAAAAATGTAGGTTCGGTTACACTATACGATTCTCAAGATTTCTCCAAAAACAATCGCAGCGGAGTGCATACTTATGCCATGCAACCTATTGTACTAAAAGTGGTAAACAAAAATAATTTTGGTGACTATGAACAAGGTATAAACCCTGACATAGAACTTAAAGAAGACTTTGGAAACATGGGTATAATAGGCGACCCTAACGAACCATTATTTGCAACAGCAATAGCTGATATAACAGGAAACGGAAGGTTTAGTATTCCTGATAATAACAATCATAAACTGTTTAAAGACTCTAAGAGTATGCGTCGTTTTGGTACTGAAATGTATAAAGATGATATTCTTGAAGGTGGGTTTAACCTGATAAAAAATTTACAGTAA
- a CDS encoding YncE family protein gives MKLNKLILTAFAGALFFASCSSDDDSSNAPKGAYDNGLLILNQGGYNVGNASISFLSEANELENNVFSLVNGGLLGDTGQDIGLHGDYAYIVVNNSHKIEIVNRYTFEGVATVTTGLDNPRYIAFSGDKGYVTNWGDPVDTTDDYVAVLDLSTNTVSSSIEVVEGPEAIVENNGNLYVAHKGGYGYGNTVTVINAAAGNVTTSIAVGDVPNSLEIDNGKLYVMGEGAPSWSGTETTGQLTVINLTDNSISQNLVFNGITHPTNLVIENNKLYYTINDGIYTMTTSATTLPSAPLFTTTEQGVYGVYSFEVKNNKVYVGDAMDYNSNGKVYIYSLTGEKLEEFTVGVIPAGFYFN, from the coding sequence ATGAAACTTAACAAACTAATTTTAACAGCATTTGCAGGAGCTCTATTCTTTGCTTCATGTAGCAGTGATGACGATTCATCTAACGCGCCAAAAGGCGCTTATGATAATGGTTTATTAATACTTAACCAAGGAGGGTATAATGTAGGTAATGCTTCTATATCATTTCTTTCGGAAGCTAATGAGCTTGAAAATAATGTGTTTTCACTGGTTAACGGTGGACTTCTTGGCGATACAGGTCAAGATATAGGCTTACATGGCGACTATGCTTACATTGTTGTAAACAATTCCCATAAAATAGAAATAGTAAACCGTTATACTTTTGAAGGTGTAGCAACCGTTACTACTGGGCTTGATAATCCGCGTTATATAGCTTTTTCAGGAGATAAGGGGTATGTTACTAACTGGGGTGATCCTGTCGATACTACTGATGATTATGTTGCTGTATTAGACTTATCTACTAATACTGTTTCATCAAGTATTGAAGTAGTAGAAGGTCCTGAGGCTATTGTTGAAAATAATGGTAATTTATATGTAGCTCATAAAGGTGGCTATGGTTATGGTAATACTGTAACGGTAATAAATGCTGCTGCTGGTAATGTAACAACAAGCATTGCTGTAGGAGATGTGCCAAACAGTCTTGAAATTGATAATGGTAAATTATACGTAATGGGCGAAGGAGCACCATCATGGTCGGGTACAGAAACTACCGGACAATTGACGGTTATAAACCTTACTGATAACAGTATTTCCCAAAATCTTGTTTTTAACGGAATAACTCACCCTACTAACCTTGTTATAGAAAACAATAAGTTATACTATACTATAAATGATGGTATATATACTATGACAACTTCTGCTACTACCTTACCTTCTGCACCATTATTTACTACTACTGAGCAAGGAGTGTATGGTGTATATTCTTTTGAAGTGAAAAACAATAAGGTATATGTAGGTGATGCTATGGACTATAACTCTAATGGTAAAGTATATATTTATTCGCTTACAGGTGAGAAGCTAGAAGAGTTTACTGTAGGGGTAATACCTGCAGGTTTTTATTTTAATTAG
- a CDS encoding TonB-dependent receptor plug domain-containing protein, with translation MTIRKLFFIASLLLCQYLCAQNDTITQLQEVIISDTQLRDYSNSQSVQQLNDSVIARNPASLGALLNYNTVIYFKENGLGMVSSPSFRGTTAQQTAVIWNGININSQLNGQTDFNILNAGDFNSVSVRAGGGSVIYGSSAIGGSIHLNNDLSFDNKINNVLLVKYGSYNTVNANYNFKASTHKFSSDVSISRNNSNNDYEYPNSNIKNENGQYYNTSYNAAFGYKLNKKNILRLYSFAYDGERHFSRTLAAPSQSKYQDINSRNLLEWLGLYGRFTSKLKAGLLTEHYKYYARGNDNYTFGKVNTWLGTYDLAYRITDNLKINTLLNYTHNKGKGSDIEVKERNIGSGSLLLQHTVNNKLQYELGVRKEVTDVYKSPMLFSFGSSYDVTKFYTVKANASRNFRIPTFNDLYWQGSGDPNLKPESSYQAELGNEFKVKNVKLTVTGYYIKLRDMLRWIPVNNVWRPENVGKVNTYGVESVINWQKTIGSSRFTFNGTYAYTVSREDGSSNQLIYVPFNKATASLAYSYKNISTYYRHLYNGKVFNTSDNNSQIDAYHVSTLGAEYHFKLLQGLDVGVQIHNLWDKAYQNVATRPMPGRNYTMYLNFKF, from the coding sequence ATGACTATAAGAAAACTATTCTTCATCGCTTCACTATTATTGTGCCAATACCTTTGTGCGCAAAACGATACTATTACCCAATTGCAAGAGGTAATAATATCTGATACTCAACTACGCGATTATTCCAACTCGCAATCAGTTCAACAATTAAACGATTCAGTTATTGCTCGTAATCCAGCTTCATTAGGAGCTTTACTCAACTATAATACTGTCATTTATTTTAAAGAAAATGGTTTGGGTATGGTGTCGTCACCATCGTTTCGGGGTACTACGGCGCAGCAAACCGCTGTAATATGGAATGGTATCAACATCAACTCACAACTTAACGGGCAAACAGATTTTAATATCTTGAATGCAGGTGATTTCAATTCGGTTAGCGTAAGAGCAGGAGGAGGTAGCGTTATTTATGGTAGTAGTGCTATTGGGGGGAGTATTCATTTGAATAATGATTTATCTTTTGATAATAAAATTAACAATGTACTTTTAGTTAAATATGGTAGCTATAATACTGTGAATGCTAATTACAATTTTAAGGCTTCTACCCATAAATTTAGTAGTGATGTAAGCATTAGTCGAAACAATTCTAACAATGACTATGAATACCCCAATTCGAACATAAAAAATGAAAACGGACAGTATTATAATACCAGTTATAATGCTGCTTTTGGGTATAAATTGAATAAAAAAAACATACTACGGCTGTATAGCTTTGCTTACGATGGCGAAAGGCACTTTTCGCGTACGCTTGCTGCACCGTCACAAAGTAAATACCAAGACATTAACTCAAGAAACTTACTAGAGTGGTTAGGGTTGTATGGACGTTTTACCTCTAAGCTAAAAGCAGGATTGCTTACCGAGCATTATAAGTATTATGCGAGGGGTAATGATAATTATACTTTCGGGAAAGTAAATACATGGCTGGGAACGTATGACTTGGCTTACCGCATTACCGATAATTTAAAAATAAACACATTATTAAACTATACTCATAACAAAGGCAAAGGCTCAGATATCGAGGTAAAGGAGCGTAATATAGGTTCAGGGAGTTTGTTGTTACAACATACGGTTAACAATAAATTACAATATGAATTAGGTGTACGTAAAGAGGTAACAGATGTTTATAAAAGCCCCATGCTTTTTTCTTTTGGGAGTAGTTATGATGTAACGAAATTTTATACTGTTAAAGCTAATGCTTCGCGCAATTTTCGTATTCCTACTTTTAACGATTTGTATTGGCAGGGTAGTGGCGACCCTAATTTAAAACCCGAAAGCTCTTATCAAGCAGAGCTAGGCAACGAGTTTAAAGTTAAAAATGTAAAACTTACCGTTACAGGATATTATATAAAACTACGCGATATGCTGCGCTGGATACCGGTAAACAATGTATGGCGACCTGAAAATGTAGGTAAAGTAAATACTTATGGGGTGGAGTCGGTTATAAACTGGCAAAAAACTATAGGTAGTAGCCGTTTCACTTTTAATGGTACTTATGCTTATACCGTATCGCGTGAAGATGGTAGTAGTAACCAACTTATTTATGTGCCTTTTAATAAAGCTACGGCTTCGCTAGCTTATTCTTATAAAAACATCTCTACATATTACCGCCATTTATATAATGGTAAGGTATTTAATACCTCTGATAACAATTCTCAAATTGACGCTTACCATGTTTCTACACTTGGTGCAGAATATCATTTTAAGCTCTTGCAAGGCTTAGATGTAGGTGTGCAAATACATAACCTTTGGGACAAAGCCTATCAGAACGTAGCAACACGTCCTATGCCAGGACGCAATTATACTATGTACCTTAATTTTAAATTTTAA
- a CDS encoding ABC transporter substrate-binding protein, which translates to MKKLNIILSIIVLLVATGCKKEAKQKSTPPETTVNAVTHASGLQIYRYNGYSVVKVTNPWPNAEKGFTYVMQQKNAIIPDSLSQYITIPVPIKTVVATSTTHIPSLEMLGVENSLVGFPGTNYISSEKTRARIDAGKVREAGANESLNTEVMIDLSPDAVVGFSISGDNKTMTTLEQSGTKVLYNGDWTEQSPLGKAEWIKFFGELYDLQEKADSIFNQIETDYNEAKTLAQNAKDNPTVLSGAMYQDHWYLPQGGSWGALFIKDAHANYLWADSDGTGSHTLSFETVLDKAQNADFWIGPAQFTSLQEMVDSNPHYAQFKAFQNKEVYSFASKTGATGGIIYYELAPNRPDLVLKDLVKILHPELLPNYELHFFEKLK; encoded by the coding sequence ATGAAGAAGTTAAACATCATCTTATCGATTATTGTATTGCTTGTAGCTACTGGCTGTAAAAAGGAAGCAAAACAAAAGAGTACTCCACCCGAAACAACTGTTAATGCCGTAACACACGCGAGCGGGTTACAAATTTATAGATACAATGGCTACTCCGTTGTAAAAGTGACAAACCCTTGGCCTAATGCCGAGAAAGGTTTTACTTATGTAATGCAACAAAAAAACGCTATAATACCCGATAGCCTTAGCCAATATATTACGATACCTGTACCCATAAAAACAGTAGTAGCTACCTCAACTACACACATACCATCATTAGAAATGCTTGGCGTTGAGAATTCATTGGTAGGGTTTCCAGGAACTAATTATATATCATCAGAGAAAACAAGAGCGCGAATTGATGCTGGTAAAGTACGCGAAGCTGGTGCTAATGAAAGCCTAAACACCGAAGTAATGATAGACTTATCACCCGATGCGGTAGTGGGCTTTAGCATTAGCGGAGATAATAAAACAATGACTACATTAGAGCAGAGCGGTACAAAAGTATTGTATAACGGCGACTGGACAGAACAATCGCCATTAGGAAAAGCGGAATGGATTAAATTTTTCGGGGAACTATACGACTTACAAGAAAAAGCAGATAGTATATTTAACCAAATTGAAACTGATTACAATGAGGCAAAAACTTTAGCACAAAACGCCAAGGATAACCCTACCGTACTTAGTGGAGCTATGTATCAAGATCATTGGTATTTACCACAAGGAGGTAGTTGGGGTGCATTGTTTATAAAGGATGCGCATGCCAATTATCTTTGGGCAGACTCTGACGGAACAGGCAGTCATACACTATCGTTTGAAACAGTATTAGACAAGGCACAAAATGCTGACTTTTGGATTGGTCCTGCTCAGTTTACATCATTACAAGAAATGGTTGACAGTAACCCTCACTATGCACAATTTAAAGCTTTTCAAAACAAAGAAGTATATTCTTTTGCAAGTAAAACAGGAGCTACAGGAGGTATTATTTATTATGAACTCGCTCCTAACCGTCCTGACTTAGTGTTAAAAGACCTCGTGAAAATACTACACCCCGAATTGTTACCAAACTATGAACTTCATTTTTTTGAAAAACTAAAATAA